From the Paludisphaera mucosa genome, one window contains:
- a CDS encoding ice-binding family protein: MTGFPPGVVTPPFTIHAGDAVAAQAQVDLTTAYNAAAALAPTQDLSGMNLGGMVLLPGVYFFSSSAQLTGTLTLDAQGDADAQFVFQIGSTLTTASDSSVSVINTGGELPGCNVFWQVGSSATLGTGTDFAGHILALTSITLNTDASIINGSALARNGAVTLDSNTIVNCVDVAAVPEPAASTLALICGPILGVVALARGRRLGRAAS, encoded by the coding sequence ATCACGGGCTTCCCCCCGGGGGTCGTCACCCCCCCGTTCACGATCCACGCGGGCGACGCCGTGGCGGCGCAGGCCCAGGTCGATCTGACGACGGCCTACAACGCCGCGGCGGCGCTGGCGCCCACGCAGGACCTGTCGGGCATGAACCTGGGCGGCATGGTGCTCCTGCCGGGCGTCTACTTCTTCTCCTCGTCGGCGCAGCTGACGGGCACGCTCACGCTGGACGCCCAGGGCGACGCGGACGCCCAGTTCGTCTTCCAGATCGGCAGCACCCTCACGACGGCCAGCGACTCGTCGGTGTCGGTGATCAACACAGGGGGCGAGCTGCCGGGATGCAACGTCTTCTGGCAGGTCGGCAGCTCGGCGACGCTGGGCACGGGCACGGATTTCGCCGGCCACATCCTCGCCCTCACGAGCATCACCCTGAACACCGATGCGAGCATCATCAACGGGAGCGCGCTGGCGCGCAACGGCGCCGTCACCCTCGACAGCAACACGATCGTCAACTGCGTCGACGTCGCCGCGGTCCCGGAACCCGCGGCCTCGACCCTGGCGCTCATCTGCGGCCCGATCCTCGGCGTCGTCGCGCTCGCGCGGGGCCGACGCCTCGGCCGCGCGGCGAGCTGA
- a CDS encoding DUF4132 domain-containing protein: protein MGKAAKPVPVDELDELIEALAKEKPAGKHDNSWHGVQIGDLESGVKLLGLGRAMQVEAVERLVGRTLAIEKRIREIVEAAGREHNQYTSTPEWKRLSEPRVRFELGLRALLRRKHALAESTVIDLLRWVVESSFTGPYWQPLGGIATAVENLAADAPLGQAATAAVRAAIVRLTPLSQYGDDLRKPLGRLMKLVAGEDAARIDAGEAWSDAALADLAAMAPDRRAAWQALLISCQTAGAGKPSAKWLKAVGPLIEAIGRSDFKARLLRWLPLVDKPRTAPSPRQNAWEPDYDQLIEPHHVDLLRGLAWCAGIEADRDLARALAALALSAYRKIPGKGPRLIALGHAAVAALGMMPGMDAVGQLAILKLKIKFIPAQKEAEKALDVAAAREGLPREEIDELAVPAYGLEEAGRRVETLGDYTAELVVDGPDAHLHWSKDGKALKSAPAAAKKDHSEEVKDLQNAAKDVGKMLTAQRERIEGLFLAQKSWPLTAWRERYLDHPLVGTMARRLVWTFETGGRAVAGAWLDGRLVAADDAALEGLGEETRVSLWHPIDRPVDEVVAWRDWFDRHRVRQPFKQAYREVYVLTDAERNTRVYSNRFAAHVLRQHQYHALCAARGWRNKLRLMVDDTYPASSRDLPGWGLRAEFWVEGAGDRHGTDTTDSGSYLYLTTDQVRFYEVGATQRHAHAGGGGYAPDWRGGDAEPVALDRIPPLVLSEILRDVDLFVGVASVGNDPSWSDGGPDGRYANYWQSYSFGDLTANGKTRKAVLERLIPRLKIAPRCAFSDKFLVVRGDLRTYKIHLGSGNILMEPNDQYLCIVPKRGGEPQGDGVFLPFEGDAVLSIILSKALMLAEDKKITDSTITSQIGRK, encoded by the coding sequence ATGGGGAAGGCCGCGAAGCCGGTTCCCGTCGACGAGCTCGACGAATTGATCGAGGCCCTGGCCAAGGAGAAGCCGGCCGGGAAACACGACAACTCGTGGCACGGGGTCCAGATCGGCGACCTGGAATCGGGGGTGAAGCTGCTGGGCCTGGGCCGCGCGATGCAGGTCGAGGCCGTCGAACGGCTCGTCGGCCGGACCCTCGCGATCGAGAAGCGCATCCGGGAGATCGTGGAGGCCGCCGGTCGCGAGCACAACCAGTACACGTCGACCCCGGAGTGGAAGCGCCTCAGCGAGCCCCGCGTCCGCTTCGAGCTCGGGCTGCGCGCGCTGCTCCGACGCAAGCACGCCCTCGCCGAAAGCACGGTGATCGACCTTTTGAGGTGGGTGGTCGAGAGCAGCTTCACGGGCCCGTACTGGCAGCCTCTGGGGGGAATCGCGACGGCCGTCGAGAACCTCGCGGCCGACGCCCCGCTCGGCCAGGCCGCGACGGCCGCGGTCCGGGCGGCGATCGTCCGGCTGACCCCTCTGTCGCAATACGGCGACGACCTCCGCAAGCCGCTCGGCCGCCTGATGAAGCTCGTCGCCGGAGAGGATGCGGCCCGCATCGACGCCGGCGAGGCCTGGTCCGACGCCGCGCTCGCCGACCTCGCCGCGATGGCCCCCGATCGGCGGGCCGCCTGGCAGGCGCTGCTGATCTCCTGCCAGACGGCCGGCGCGGGCAAGCCCTCGGCGAAGTGGCTGAAGGCGGTCGGACCGCTGATCGAGGCGATCGGCCGGTCCGACTTCAAGGCCAGGCTCCTCCGGTGGCTGCCGCTCGTCGACAAGCCCCGCACGGCCCCCAGTCCCCGGCAGAACGCCTGGGAGCCCGACTACGACCAGCTCATCGAGCCGCACCACGTCGACTTGCTGAGAGGCCTCGCCTGGTGCGCCGGGATCGAGGCCGACCGCGACCTGGCGCGGGCGCTGGCGGCGCTGGCGCTCTCGGCCTATCGCAAGATCCCGGGCAAGGGGCCGCGGCTCATCGCGCTCGGCCACGCGGCGGTCGCCGCCCTGGGGATGATGCCGGGGATGGACGCCGTCGGCCAGCTCGCGATCCTCAAGCTCAAGATCAAGTTCATCCCCGCCCAGAAGGAGGCCGAGAAGGCCCTCGACGTCGCCGCGGCCCGCGAGGGCCTGCCGCGCGAGGAGATCGACGAGCTGGCCGTCCCCGCCTACGGCCTGGAGGAGGCCGGCCGCCGCGTCGAGACGCTCGGCGACTACACCGCCGAGCTGGTCGTCGACGGCCCCGACGCCCACCTGCACTGGAGCAAGGACGGCAAGGCGCTGAAATCCGCGCCCGCCGCCGCCAAGAAGGACCACTCCGAGGAGGTCAAGGACCTGCAGAACGCCGCCAAGGACGTCGGCAAGATGCTCACCGCCCAGCGCGAGCGGATCGAAGGCCTCTTCCTGGCCCAGAAGTCCTGGCCGCTCACCGCCTGGCGCGAGCGCTACCTCGACCACCCCCTCGTGGGGACCATGGCCCGCCGGCTCGTCTGGACGTTCGAGACCGGCGGCCGGGCCGTCGCCGGCGCATGGCTCGACGGCCGGCTCGTCGCGGCCGACGACGCGGCGCTGGAAGGGCTCGGCGAGGAGACGCGGGTGTCGCTCTGGCACCCGATCGACCGCCCCGTCGACGAGGTCGTCGCCTGGCGCGACTGGTTCGACCGCCACCGGGTCCGCCAGCCGTTCAAGCAGGCGTACCGCGAGGTCTACGTCCTGACCGACGCCGAGCGCAACACCCGCGTCTACTCGAACCGGTTCGCCGCGCACGTCCTGCGGCAGCACCAGTACCACGCGCTCTGCGCCGCGCGGGGGTGGCGGAACAAGCTCCGGCTGATGGTCGACGACACCTACCCGGCGTCCAGCCGCGACCTCCCCGGCTGGGGCCTGCGCGCCGAGTTCTGGGTCGAGGGCGCCGGCGACCGGCACGGGACCGACACCACCGATTCCGGCTCGTATCTGTATCTGACCACGGACCAGGTCCGATTTTACGAAGTGGGCGCCACCCAGCGGCATGCGCACGCCGGCGGGGGCGGCTACGCGCCCGACTGGCGCGGGGGCGACGCCGAGCCGGTCGCGCTCGACCGGATCCCGCCGCTGGTCCTCAGCGAGATCCTCCGCGACGTCGACCTGTTCGTCGGCGTGGCGAGCGTCGGCAACGACCCGAGCTGGTCCGACGGCGGGCCCGACGGACGCTACGCGAACTACTGGCAGTCGTACAGCTTCGGCGACCTCACCGCCAACGGCAAGACCCGCAAGGCGGTCCTCGAACGCCTGATCCCGAGGCTGAAGATCGCGCCCCGCTGCGCGTTCAGCGACAAGTTCCTGGTCGTCCGGGGCGACCTGCGGACGTACAAGATCCACCTGGGGAGCGGCAACATCCTGATGGAGCCGAACGACCAGTACCTCTGCATCGTCCCCAAACGCGGCGGCGAGCCGCAGGGCGACGGCGTCTTCCTCCCCTTCGAGGGCGACGCCGTCCTGTCGATCATCCTCAGCAAGGCGCTGATGCTCGCGGAGGACAAAAAGATCACCGACTCCACCATCACCAGCCAGATCGGCCGGAAGTGA
- a CDS encoding YiiX/YebB-like N1pC/P60 family cysteine hydrolase, with translation MTERMVPKGFQGNYWGPAATLARKDGQLPQISLTAPMQRWDEWGRKHLRSGDVVFRMGDARVAKGWFPMSRFLANASNSKFSHTGVVVVEDGEPVVYDTSRWSVARQPFCVWILDNVGNFGVKRLRPEYRDQIPQVVDYCHDVFAKQVPFDYELGLDDKALYCIELTEKAFRHAGLKLSDPIRLGDMERAGEFPIQMMGIAGASKWALDKPLSFEQEVYFPGNERHGIWSSPKLQVVVAPTFTPGYPFMADHGVPKIVSNN, from the coding sequence ATGACGGAACGTATGGTCCCCAAGGGATTTCAGGGGAACTACTGGGGCCCGGCGGCGACACTGGCCCGCAAGGACGGACAGCTTCCCCAGATCTCCCTGACGGCGCCGATGCAGCGCTGGGACGAGTGGGGGCGCAAACACCTGCGCAGCGGCGACGTCGTCTTCCGCATGGGCGACGCCCGGGTGGCGAAGGGCTGGTTCCCCATGAGCCGGTTCCTGGCCAACGCGAGCAACAGCAAATTCTCGCACACCGGCGTCGTCGTCGTGGAAGACGGCGAGCCGGTCGTCTACGACACTTCGCGCTGGAGCGTCGCGCGGCAGCCGTTCTGCGTGTGGATCCTGGACAACGTCGGCAACTTCGGCGTGAAGCGGCTGCGGCCCGAATATCGCGACCAGATCCCGCAGGTCGTCGACTACTGCCATGACGTCTTCGCCAAGCAGGTCCCGTTCGACTACGAGCTGGGCCTCGACGACAAGGCGCTCTACTGCATCGAGCTGACCGAGAAGGCCTTCCGCCACGCCGGCCTGAAGCTCTCCGACCCGATCCGGCTCGGCGACATGGAACGTGCGGGCGAGTTCCCGATCCAGATGATGGGCATCGCCGGCGCCTCCAAATGGGCGCTCGACAAGCCGCTTTCCTTCGAGCAGGAAGTCTACTTCCCGGGCAACGAGCGCCACGGGATCTGGTCGTCGCCGAAGCTCCAGGTGGTCGTCGCGCCGACGTTCACGCCGGGGTACCCGTTCATGGCGGACCACGGCGTCCCCAAGATCGTCTCCAACAACTGA
- a CDS encoding adenylate kinase family protein has product MSAQNNRAAWFQGGDAECDVKPGARQRAFRLVLLGPPGVGKGTQAELLCHSLGTCHLSTGDVFRAASCQHEPSPALKSALDAMKRGELVSDGLVVTMVEERSGCLACCGGFLLDGFPRTVAQAEALDELLQGQGVALDGVLSYDLPLAEIVDRLSGRRTCSKCKAVYHVTARPPHKEGICDLCGNALIQREDDRPEAIRVRMQAYEESTRPLADYYARTDRLLSVPAEGSPEAILERSLRELQEQSVKARH; this is encoded by the coding sequence ATGAGTGCGCAGAATAATCGGGCCGCGTGGTTTCAGGGGGGGGATGCGGAGTGCGACGTGAAGCCGGGGGCCCGGCAGCGGGCGTTCCGGCTGGTGTTGCTGGGGCCTCCGGGAGTGGGTAAGGGGACGCAGGCGGAACTGCTCTGCCACTCGCTGGGGACCTGTCATCTCTCCACCGGCGACGTCTTCCGGGCGGCGTCTTGCCAGCATGAGCCGAGCCCGGCCTTGAAATCGGCCCTGGACGCGATGAAGCGAGGGGAGCTGGTGTCGGACGGCCTGGTCGTCACGATGGTCGAGGAGCGCTCGGGTTGCCTGGCGTGCTGCGGGGGCTTCCTGCTGGACGGCTTCCCCAGGACCGTCGCCCAGGCCGAAGCCCTCGACGAACTGCTTCAAGGGCAAGGCGTTGCGCTCGACGGCGTGCTGTCTTACGACCTGCCGCTGGCGGAGATCGTGGATCGCCTCAGCGGCCGGCGGACGTGCTCCAAGTGCAAGGCCGTCTACCACGTCACGGCCCGTCCTCCTCACAAGGAAGGGATCTGCGACCTCTGCGGGAACGCCCTGATCCAGCGCGAGGACGACCGTCCCGAGGCGATCCGGGTCCGCATGCAGGCCTACGAAGAGAGCACCCGCCCCCTGGCCGATTATTACGCCAGGACGGATCGACTCCTTTCGGTCCCCGCCGAGGGCTCGCCGGAAGCCATCCTGGAACGGTCGCTCAGGGAACTTCAGGAGCAGTCCGTCAAAGCTCGGCACTGA
- a CDS encoding PVC-type heme-binding CxxCH protein produces the protein MARRLGSVVSRGLLAVVASWLGSARPADAEDGSAKPKAAVVIPSPEESSKALRVAPGFKVDLFAAEPMLANPVAFHADEKGRFYVVETFRHTDGVTDTRGHMNWLVDDLAARTVADRVAMYKKYFSAEAFARFGVESERIRLVEDRDGDGKADHATVFAEGFNLTESGIGAGVLERKGDVYFSCIPDLWLLKDTDGDGKADERKALHSGYGVHVGFLGHDLHGLIFGPDGKLYFSIGDRGFNLTTPEGRKLAVLDSGSILRCEPDGSGLEVFATGLRNPQELAFNDTGDLFTVDNNSDGGDKARFIHIVEGGDSGWRIGYQFIEKPNSRGVWNAEKMWTPDLEGKPAYQLPPLANFADGPSGLTHYPGVGLNDGEKGRFYLSDFRGSATTSGVRSFAAKPRGASFELVEPKQFLWGLEATDCDFAPDGALYVSDWVKGWNKTGKGRIWRVSDPAAASDPRVAEVKRLIAEGFDRQANDDLARLLAHPDRRVRQGAQFELADRAKPSPQPASPAQRKLAGTSQGGEADAVATLQHIARYGGGNYARLHAIWGLGQVLRASTDDGRRALSPPLIALIKDPDPEVRAQAARSLAEAVITPASALLPLLEDESPRVRLHAMLALGRVNSSAEVLDPILARIRAGDGRDPYLRHAATSALAHAATHGSGVIERLAGLASDPSPDVRMAALLALRKRAESAVDRFLDDADPAVLLEAARSIVEQPALGGDEGKVAALAGRTGLAEPLWRRILAACEAFGRAGDPRVLATVAARKDVPESIRVEALQILSRWASPPPLHPITGLYRGESKRPADPAVAALEMVLPGLLAESSDRVRNAAATSAGALKVADAGPSLRGLAADASRPADSRVEALRALDALKDEKLAEVVVAAMNDQAGAVRVEGLRILARLEPDRAVDAAAGVLDGGSILEKQAAFAMLRAIPGAKADELLGRWLTKLEAGEVAPEVRLDLTEAAEARPSGELKAALGRYEAHRNAQDPLAPYRDALVGGDAGRGRRIFREKAEVQCLRCHKVAGDGGEVGPELAGIGRRKDREYVLESIVLPNKQIAQGFETQVLARTNGQVVVGIVKSEDAHEVRLVTPEGNLIVVPQDEIEEKTRGASAMPEDLLKHLGKAEIRDLVEFLATTEPFGQP, from the coding sequence ATGGCTCGACGCCTCGGCTCGGTCGTATCCCGCGGATTGCTCGCGGTCGTGGCGTCGTGGCTCGGTTCCGCGCGTCCCGCCGACGCGGAGGATGGCTCGGCCAAGCCGAAGGCCGCCGTCGTGATCCCTTCGCCGGAAGAGTCCTCGAAGGCCCTTCGCGTCGCGCCCGGCTTCAAGGTCGACCTGTTCGCCGCCGAGCCGATGCTGGCGAACCCGGTGGCCTTCCACGCCGACGAGAAGGGGCGGTTCTACGTCGTCGAGACCTTCCGCCACACCGACGGCGTGACCGACACCCGCGGCCACATGAACTGGCTGGTCGACGACCTGGCCGCCCGGACCGTGGCCGACCGCGTCGCCATGTACAAGAAGTACTTCTCGGCCGAGGCGTTCGCGAGGTTCGGCGTCGAAAGCGAGCGGATCCGGCTCGTCGAAGATCGCGACGGCGACGGCAAGGCCGACCACGCCACCGTCTTCGCCGAGGGCTTCAACCTCACCGAGTCCGGCATCGGGGCCGGCGTGCTGGAGCGCAAGGGGGACGTCTACTTCTCTTGCATCCCCGACCTCTGGCTGCTGAAGGATACGGACGGCGACGGCAAGGCCGACGAACGCAAGGCCCTGCACTCGGGCTACGGCGTGCACGTCGGCTTCCTCGGCCACGACCTGCACGGCCTGATCTTCGGGCCCGACGGCAAGCTGTATTTCTCGATCGGCGACCGCGGCTTCAACCTCACGACCCCGGAGGGCCGCAAGCTGGCCGTGCTCGACAGCGGCTCGATCCTGCGGTGCGAGCCCGACGGCTCGGGGCTCGAGGTCTTCGCCACCGGGCTGCGCAACCCGCAGGAGCTGGCGTTCAACGACACGGGCGACCTCTTCACCGTCGACAACAACTCCGACGGCGGCGACAAGGCGCGCTTCATCCACATCGTCGAGGGGGGCGACAGCGGCTGGCGGATCGGCTACCAGTTCATCGAGAAGCCCAACAGCCGGGGCGTGTGGAACGCCGAGAAGATGTGGACGCCCGACTTGGAGGGGAAGCCTGCCTACCAGCTCCCGCCGCTCGCCAATTTCGCCGACGGCCCGTCGGGCCTGACGCACTACCCCGGCGTCGGCCTCAACGACGGCGAGAAGGGCCGGTTCTACCTCAGCGACTTCCGCGGCAGCGCCACCACCAGCGGCGTCCGCTCGTTCGCGGCGAAGCCCAGGGGCGCCTCGTTCGAGCTGGTCGAGCCGAAGCAATTCCTCTGGGGCCTGGAGGCGACCGACTGCGACTTCGCCCCCGACGGGGCCCTCTACGTGAGCGACTGGGTCAAGGGCTGGAACAAGACCGGCAAGGGCCGCATCTGGCGCGTCTCCGACCCGGCCGCCGCGAGCGACCCCCGCGTCGCCGAGGTCAAGCGGCTGATCGCCGAGGGCTTCGACCGCCAGGCCAACGACGACCTGGCCCGGCTGCTCGCCCACCCCGACCGGCGGGTCCGCCAGGGGGCGCAGTTCGAGTTGGCCGATCGCGCCAAGCCGTCCCCTCAGCCGGCGAGCCCGGCCCAGCGGAAGCTCGCCGGGACGAGTCAGGGCGGGGAAGCGGATGCGGTCGCGACGTTGCAGCACATCGCCCGCTACGGGGGCGGGAATTACGCGCGGCTGCACGCGATCTGGGGCCTCGGCCAGGTCTTGCGGGCCTCGACCGACGACGGCCGCCGCGCGCTTTCGCCGCCGTTGATCGCCCTGATCAAAGATCCGGATCCGGAGGTTCGCGCCCAGGCCGCGAGGTCCCTCGCCGAGGCCGTGATCACGCCGGCATCCGCCCTTTTGCCGCTCCTGGAGGACGAATCGCCCCGGGTGCGGCTTCACGCCATGCTCGCCCTGGGCCGCGTCAACTCGTCGGCCGAGGTGCTCGACCCGATCCTCGCCCGGATCCGCGCCGGCGACGGCCGCGACCCCTACCTGCGGCACGCCGCGACGTCGGCCCTCGCCCACGCCGCGACGCATGGCTCGGGCGTGATCGAGAGGCTGGCCGGGCTGGCGTCGGACCCGTCGCCGGACGTGCGGATGGCCGCCTTGCTCGCCCTGCGCAAGCGGGCCGAGTCGGCCGTCGACCGGTTCCTGGACGACGCCGACCCCGCCGTGCTCCTGGAGGCCGCCCGTAGCATCGTCGAGCAGCCTGCCCTGGGCGGGGACGAGGGCAAGGTCGCGGCGCTGGCCGGTCGGACCGGCCTCGCGGAGCCGCTCTGGCGCCGCATCCTGGCCGCCTGCGAGGCCTTCGGCCGGGCGGGCGACCCGCGCGTCCTGGCGACGGTCGCCGCCCGCAAGGACGTCCCCGAGTCGATCCGGGTCGAGGCCCTCCAGATCCTCTCCCGCTGGGCGAGCCCGCCTCCGCTGCACCCGATCACGGGCCTGTACCGGGGCGAGTCGAAGCGCCCCGCCGACCCGGCCGTCGCCGCGCTCGAGATGGTGCTGCCGGGGCTACTCGCCGAATCGTCCGACCGCGTCCGCAACGCCGCCGCGACGTCCGCCGGCGCGCTGAAGGTCGCCGACGCCGGGCCGTCGCTCCGGGGCCTGGCCGCCGACGCCTCGCGGCCGGCCGACTCGCGCGTCGAGGCCCTCCGCGCGCTCGACGCCCTGAAGGACGAGAAGCTCGCCGAGGTCGTCGTCGCCGCCATGAACGATCAGGCCGGCGCGGTCCGCGTCGAGGGGCTGCGGATCCTGGCCCGCCTGGAGCCGGACCGGGCCGTCGACGCGGCCGCCGGCGTCCTCGACGGAGGTTCGATCCTGGAGAAGCAGGCGGCCTTCGCCATGCTCCGCGCGATCCCCGGCGCGAAGGCCGACGAGCTGCTCGGCCGCTGGCTGACGAAGCTCGAAGCGGGCGAGGTCGCCCCCGAGGTCCGGCTCGACCTGACCGAGGCCGCCGAGGCCCGGCCGTCCGGCGAACTGAAGGCCGCTCTGGGCCGATACGAAGCCCACCGCAACGCCCAGGACCCGCTGGCGCCCTACCGCGACGCGCTCGTGGGGGGCGACGCCGGCCGGGGGCGGCGGATCTTCCGCGAGAAGGCCGAGGTCCAGTGCCTCCGCTGCCACAAGGTCGCCGGCGACGGCGGCGAGGTCGGCCCCGAGCTGGCCGGCATCGGCCGCCGCAAGGACCGCGAGTACGTCCTGGAGTCGATCGTCCTCCCCAACAAGCAGATCGCGCAGGGGTTCGAGACCCAGGTCCTCGCCCGCACGAACGGCCAGGTCGTCGTCGGGATCGTCAAGAGCGAGGACGCGCATGAGGTCCGGCTCGTGACGCCCGAAGGCAACCTGATCGTCGTCCCGCAGGACGAGATCGAAGAGAAGACCCGCGGCGCCTCGGCGATGCCCGAAGACCTGCTCAAGCACCTCGGCAAGGCCGAGATCCGCGACCTCGTCGAGTTCCTGGCGACCACCGAGCCCTTCGGCCAGCCCTGA
- a CDS encoding ArsR/SmtB family transcription factor, with protein MARAPTTSDAFNAVAEPRRRQIIEFLARGERPVNDVVEALGLAQPQVSKHLRVLREVGLVSVRGAGRERLYTLNADRLKPIHDWVRTFEPFWDHQLDRIKERAERKAAERPAAKDQPDSSTEG; from the coding sequence ATGGCACGAGCACCGACCACATCGGACGCGTTCAACGCGGTCGCCGAGCCCCGGCGGCGGCAGATCATCGAGTTCCTCGCCCGCGGCGAGCGGCCGGTGAACGACGTGGTGGAGGCGCTCGGCCTGGCCCAGCCGCAGGTCTCCAAGCACCTGCGGGTCCTGAGGGAAGTGGGGCTCGTGAGCGTGCGAGGGGCGGGGCGCGAGAGGCTCTACACGTTGAACGCCGACCGCCTCAAGCCGATCCACGACTGGGTCCGGACGTTCGAGCCGTTCTGGGACCACCAGCTCGACCGCATCAAGGAACGCGCCGAGCGCAAGGCGGCCGAGCGGCCCGCCGCGAAGGATCAACCCGATTCCAGTACGGAGGGATGA
- a CDS encoding SRPBCC family protein yields the protein MSTTIAEQEVQVICISRELEIAAPIAIAFEAILEEIGPGGELPDGKPFPMVVEPWPGGRWYRDLGANAGHLWGHVQVIKPPTLLELCGPMFMSFPGVNHVQYRLTPDADGGGTRLSFTHRAMGPLPEPVLKGVGTGWDHGLRRIVEIAERLVSERRGGGK from the coding sequence ATGTCGACGACGATCGCCGAGCAGGAAGTCCAGGTCATCTGCATCTCCCGCGAGCTCGAAATCGCCGCGCCGATCGCGATCGCCTTCGAGGCGATTTTGGAGGAGATCGGCCCCGGCGGCGAGCTGCCGGACGGCAAGCCGTTCCCCATGGTGGTCGAGCCGTGGCCGGGGGGGCGCTGGTATCGCGACCTGGGCGCGAACGCGGGCCACCTGTGGGGGCACGTGCAGGTCATCAAGCCGCCCACGCTCCTGGAGCTGTGCGGGCCGATGTTCATGTCGTTCCCGGGCGTCAATCACGTGCAGTACCGGCTGACGCCCGACGCCGACGGCGGCGGCACCCGCCTGTCGTTCACGCACCGGGCGATGGGCCCGCTCCCGGAGCCGGTCCTCAAGGGCGTCGGCACGGGCTGGGATCACGGCCTGCGGCGCATCGTCGAGATCGCCGAGCGCCTGGTCTCCGAACGTCGCGGGGGGGGCAAGTGA
- a CDS encoding DinB family protein produces MRAIDQIRWALRTTDESTGRLVEDMRQTPLTSPTSRGGNHPMWVLGHLAVIEGMIPHTVFGEPNPVQHWWPIFGTGSTPTDDAAAYPPFDEVLATYRGLRAKNLARLEEIGEAGLDAAPKVVPPGFEERMRTVGRTFLLIALHQMFHLGQLADARRAVGKEPFM; encoded by the coding sequence ATGCGTGCGATCGACCAGATCCGCTGGGCGCTGCGGACGACCGACGAGTCGACGGGCCGGCTCGTCGAGGACATGCGCCAGACGCCCCTGACCTCCCCGACCTCGCGGGGCGGCAATCACCCGATGTGGGTGCTCGGCCACCTCGCCGTGATCGAGGGGATGATCCCGCACACCGTGTTCGGCGAGCCCAACCCGGTCCAGCACTGGTGGCCGATCTTCGGGACCGGCTCGACCCCGACCGACGACGCGGCCGCGTACCCGCCGTTCGACGAGGTCCTCGCAACCTACCGCGGCCTCCGGGCGAAGAACCTCGCGCGGTTGGAGGAGATCGGCGAGGCCGGCCTGGACGCCGCGCCGAAGGTCGTCCCGCCCGGCTTCGAGGAGCGGATGCGGACGGTCGGCAGGACCTTCCTCCTGATCGCGCTGCACCAGATGTTCCACCTCGGCCAGCTCGCCGACGCCCGCCGCGCGGTCGGCAAGGAACCGTTCATGTGA
- a CDS encoding DUF899 domain-containing protein, with translation MADHPVVSREEWTAARKDLLEKEKRLTRLRDELSRERRALPWVKVEKTYVFEGPNGPETLADLFAGRSQLIIHHFMFSPDWEEGCVGCSFQSDHVEGALVHLENHDVSFVRVSRAPLAKLQSFKKRMGWGTKWVSSFGSPFNYDYHVSFPKDAPEGGEATYNYAPMTGGMEELPGLSVFVKDGAGDVFHTYSCFARGDEGAVGAYFYMDLTPKGRDETGPHRNLMDWVRHHDRYDEGFVDATSLYRTGKLVYESRP, from the coding sequence ATGGCCGATCACCCCGTCGTCTCTCGCGAGGAATGGACCGCCGCACGCAAGGACCTCCTCGAGAAGGAGAAGCGCCTGACCCGTCTCCGCGACGAGCTGAGCCGCGAGCGCCGGGCCTTGCCCTGGGTCAAGGTCGAGAAGACGTACGTCTTCGAGGGGCCGAACGGCCCGGAGACGCTCGCCGACCTGTTCGCGGGCCGCAGCCAGCTGATCATCCACCATTTCATGTTCAGCCCGGACTGGGAGGAAGGCTGCGTCGGCTGCTCGTTCCAGTCCGACCACGTTGAAGGAGCCCTCGTCCATCTCGAAAACCACGACGTCAGCTTCGTCCGGGTCTCGCGGGCCCCGCTGGCCAAGCTCCAGTCTTTCAAGAAGCGCATGGGCTGGGGGACGAAGTGGGTGTCGTCGTTCGGCAGCCCCTTCAACTACGACTATCACGTGTCGTTCCCCAAGGACGCCCCGGAGGGCGGCGAGGCCACTTACAATTACGCGCCGATGACGGGCGGGATGGAGGAGCTTCCCGGCCTGAGCGTGTTCGTCAAGGACGGGGCGGGTGACGTCTTCCACACCTACTCGTGCTTCGCGCGTGGCGACGAGGGGGCGGTCGGCGCCTACTTCTACATGGACCTCACGCCCAAGGGCCGCGACGAGACGGGCCCCCATCGCAACCTGATGGATTGGGTGCGGCACCACGACCGGTACGACGAGGGCTTCGTCGACGCGACGAGCCTGTACCGGACCGGCAAGCTCGTCTACGAGTCCCGGCCGTGA